Proteins from one Phyllobacterium zundukense genomic window:
- a CDS encoding protein-S-isoprenylcysteine O-methyltransferase yields the protein MISLVSAGKVLWVLHVVGWYVLRRPFDRRARKLNLTVDRRKGADTARLAVSLTGLGIIPAIYVMTGQPRFASYPASAILFLFGIASGIGSLILFRLTHKALGKMWSVSLQLKQDHKLITTGIYKYLRHPMYTAFWLMALTQALLLPNYIAGLAGIVGFGYLFFSRIGPEEAMLQEAFGEEYSQYRARTWRILPYVY from the coding sequence ATGATTTCTCTTGTTTCTGCCGGCAAGGTCTTGTGGGTCCTTCATGTCGTTGGCTGGTATGTGCTGCGCCGGCCATTCGATCGACGCGCGCGCAAATTGAACCTCACTGTCGACCGGCGGAAGGGCGCCGATACGGCAAGGCTTGCGGTTTCCCTCACCGGCCTCGGTATCATTCCGGCAATCTACGTCATGACCGGTCAGCCGCGTTTTGCATCCTACCCGGCAAGCGCCATACTTTTCCTGTTTGGTATTGCCTCCGGAATTGGCTCGTTGATTCTGTTCCGGCTCACGCACAAGGCTCTCGGGAAAATGTGGTCCGTATCGCTGCAGTTGAAGCAGGACCACAAGCTGATCACCACGGGCATTTACAAATATCTGCGCCACCCGATGTATACGGCGTTCTGGCTCATGGCGTTGACCCAGGCGTTGCTACTCCCGAACTATATCGCCGGTCTCGCTGGCATTGTTGGCTTCGGCTATCTGTTTTTCTCTCGGATAGGCCCGGAAGAGGCGATGCTGCAGGAAGCATTTGGAGAGG
- a CDS encoding SDR family NAD(P)-dependent oxidoreductase, giving the protein MDTYGHVAIVTGGGSGLGAATAGALAAKGVKVALFDINLDAAQSVANEIGGLALSCNVSSASEAETALARVIDELGTPRILVNCAGIANAGRIVGRDGPHDLELYRRVIEVNLIGSFNMLRLISNAASKLDPLETGERGVIISTASVAAFDGQIGQAAYASSKAGIAGLTLPAARELARFGIRVMAIAPGIFGTPMLLAMPQEVQDSLAASIPFPSRLGKPEEYAALALHIIENPMLNGETIRLDGAIRMAPK; this is encoded by the coding sequence ATGGACACCTATGGGCATGTAGCGATTGTAACAGGCGGTGGCTCAGGTTTGGGAGCAGCGACTGCCGGTGCGCTTGCGGCAAAAGGTGTGAAAGTCGCGCTTTTCGACATCAATCTTGACGCAGCGCAGAGCGTCGCAAATGAGATCGGCGGATTAGCACTGAGTTGCAATGTGTCGAGTGCGAGTGAGGCCGAGACGGCCCTCGCGCGAGTGATCGACGAACTCGGAACGCCGCGTATTCTCGTCAACTGCGCTGGTATAGCCAATGCGGGGCGCATCGTCGGTCGTGATGGCCCACACGATCTCGAGCTTTATCGACGGGTAATCGAGGTCAATCTCATCGGTTCGTTCAATATGCTTCGGCTTATCAGCAACGCCGCATCAAAGCTCGATCCGCTCGAAACGGGCGAACGCGGTGTTATCATCTCCACCGCATCCGTCGCCGCTTTTGACGGCCAGATCGGTCAAGCCGCCTATGCATCCTCCAAAGCCGGCATAGCTGGCTTGACTCTCCCTGCTGCGCGCGAACTCGCGCGTTTCGGCATTCGCGTCATGGCTATTGCGCCCGGCATCTTCGGAACGCCCATGCTGCTGGCCATGCCGCAAGAGGTTCAGGATTCCCTTGCCGCCTCCATTCCCTTCCCGTCCAGACTTGGCAAACCGGAGGAGTATGCGGCTCTGGCGCTGCACATCATCGAAAATCCGATGCTTAACGGCGAAACTATCCGTCTTGATGGTGCAATCCGGATGGCCCCAAAATGA